Proteins co-encoded in one Polaromonas vacuolata genomic window:
- a CDS encoding NAD(P)/FAD-dependent oxidoreductase, giving the protein MQRIVIIGGGSGGLALATQLGKRLGKKGLAEITLVDSARTHIWKPLLHQLAAGSFDTHAEEIEYPAQARWNHFKFRLGCLVGLDREAKTLQLSASHDSAGREITPAQELSYDTLVIAVGSQTNDFGTPGAAEHSIKLDSPKAAKHFNNRLINACIRAQTIAHVPGKSWLTVTIVGGGATGVELSAELHAAALALGTYGFEHINPEKDMKIVLVEAAPRLLAQLPERMSESALRELRKIGVDVHVGEKVVEVTADSVRMDSGMVIDSTLTVWAAGVKAADFLKTLGAKADGNGALETNRLNQLVVSGNLQSTLDENIYAFGDCAACPQVDGSTVPPRAQAAYQQAMYLARWLPVMLAGKPVKPYVYTDQGSLISLSNYSSVGSLMGSLTKGSFFIEGQIAKLMYWALHKQHQLALGGWKKTILITLSELIDRSHRPRIKLH; this is encoded by the coding sequence ATGCAACGCATTGTCATCATTGGCGGAGGCTCAGGTGGTCTAGCACTAGCAACACAGCTGGGCAAACGTCTGGGCAAAAAAGGCTTGGCCGAAATCACGCTAGTCGACTCAGCCCGCACGCATATCTGGAAACCGCTGCTACACCAACTAGCCGCTGGCAGTTTTGATACCCATGCCGAAGAAATCGAATATCCGGCGCAAGCCCGCTGGAATCACTTTAAATTTCGCCTCGGCTGTTTGGTCGGACTAGACCGTGAAGCCAAAACCCTGCAACTGTCCGCCAGCCATGACAGCGCAGGCCGAGAAATTACGCCCGCGCAAGAGCTGAGCTACGACACCTTGGTAATCGCCGTTGGCAGCCAGACCAATGACTTCGGCACACCGGGTGCTGCTGAACACAGCATTAAGCTAGACAGCCCAAAGGCCGCCAAACACTTTAACAACCGCCTGATCAATGCCTGCATACGCGCACAAACCATTGCGCATGTGCCGGGTAAAAGCTGGCTTACGGTCACCATAGTCGGCGGCGGTGCAACTGGTGTTGAGCTTTCGGCCGAACTGCATGCGGCAGCATTGGCGCTTGGCACCTATGGTTTTGAGCACATCAATCCAGAAAAAGACATGAAGATTGTCTTGGTAGAAGCCGCTCCAAGGCTGCTGGCACAGCTGCCCGAACGCATGAGCGAGTCGGCCCTGCGTGAGTTACGTAAAATCGGAGTAGATGTGCATGTGGGTGAGAAAGTCGTTGAAGTCACTGCCGACAGCGTGCGCATGGACAGTGGCATGGTGATCGACTCGACCCTAACCGTCTGGGCCGCCGGCGTGAAAGCGGCAGACTTCCTCAAAACGCTGGGCGCAAAAGCCGACGGCAACGGCGCGCTAGAGACCAACCGACTCAACCAACTGGTTGTCAGCGGCAATCTTCAATCCACACTAGATGAGAACATCTACGCTTTCGGCGACTGCGCGGCCTGCCCGCAAGTCGATGGCAGCACCGTGCCGCCACGCGCGCAAGCGGCCTACCAGCAAGCGATGTATTTGGCGCGCTGGCTGCCTGTCATGCTGGCGGGCAAGCCAGTCAAGCCCTATGTGTATACCGATCAGGGCTCACTGATCTCGCTGTCAAACTATTCTTCAGTCGGCAGCTTGATGGGCAGCTTGACCAAGGGCAGTTTTTTCATCGAAGGCCAAATCGCTAAATTGATGTATTGGGCGCTGCACAAACAACACCAATTGGCACTTGGCGGTTGGAAAAAAACCATACTGATTACGCTTTCAGAATTGATTGACAGATCCCATCGACCGCGCATCAAGTTGCATTGA
- a CDS encoding RluA family pseudouridine synthase has protein sequence MPPSFNNAADSLQVLYVDASLLVLNKPSGLLCVPGRGEDKQDCLSRRAQQLYPDALVVHRLDMSTSGLLLMARGPTMQRALSKLFETRQIHKRYIAIVNGKPIPDSEQEWSLIDLAIAADWLRRPLRVIDADLGKPSQTRWKILTHDAAAQTTQLELEPLTGRSHQLRLHLQAIGHPILGDALYAPESVQALSARLLLHATALSFVHPETTQNMVFECPPDW, from the coding sequence TTGCCACCCTCGTTCAACAACGCTGCTGACAGTCTGCAAGTGCTGTATGTTGATGCCAGTTTGCTGGTACTCAACAAACCCAGCGGCCTACTTTGCGTGCCTGGCCGCGGCGAAGACAAGCAAGACTGCTTAAGCCGCCGCGCACAACAACTCTACCCAGACGCCTTGGTGGTTCACCGACTCGACATGTCGACTTCAGGCTTGCTACTGATGGCACGCGGCCCAACCATGCAGCGCGCGCTCAGCAAGTTGTTTGAAACTCGCCAAATTCATAAACGCTACATCGCCATCGTAAACGGCAAACCTATCCCGGATAGCGAGCAAGAGTGGAGTTTGATCGACTTAGCGATAGCCGCCGACTGGCTGCGCCGGCCACTGCGTGTGATCGATGCGGACTTAGGCAAACCCAGCCAAACACGCTGGAAAATACTTACCCACGACGCCGCAGCCCAGACCACGCAACTAGAACTTGAGCCTCTGACCGGCAGATCGCACCAGCTGCGACTACATTTGCAAGCCATTGGTCACCCGATTTTGGGCGATGCGCTGTATGCACCTGAGTCGGTGCAAGCGCTTTCAGCGCGCTTGTTGCTGCATGCAACAGCATTGTCGTTTGTGCATCCTGAGACAACTCAAAACATGGTGTTTGAGTGCCCGCCAGATTGGTAA
- a CDS encoding SDR family NAD(P)-dependent oxidoreductase → MTTKKHLTIMTGASRGMGLAMARQLLTEGHSLLCISRQSSDALAAHALSLGGSLVQWQRDLSDSLALGKELKTWLLSVKEQNWASVSLINNAGTIAGISPLQDANGSDLCHALRVGLEAPMVLSAAFLGATKSWRMPRKLLNISSGLGRRAMASQAAYCAAKAGMDHFTRCVALEEASTPNGAKVCSLAPGVIDTDMQQHLRSADPAAFADIEAFKNLKSSGSLASAEDAAASVLSYLARTDFGSNPVGDIRDK, encoded by the coding sequence ATGACCACAAAAAAACACCTCACCATCATGACAGGCGCATCGCGCGGCATGGGCTTGGCCATGGCGCGCCAATTACTCACTGAGGGCCACAGCTTGCTGTGTATTTCACGTCAATCGTCAGACGCGCTTGCAGCGCATGCACTGTCATTAGGCGGCTCACTAGTGCAGTGGCAGCGCGACTTGAGCGACAGTTTGGCACTCGGCAAAGAACTCAAAACTTGGCTGCTCAGCGTCAAAGAACAAAACTGGGCCAGCGTAAGCCTGATCAATAACGCCGGCACCATAGCCGGCATAAGCCCGCTACAAGACGCTAATGGATCGGACTTGTGTCATGCGCTGCGGGTAGGACTAGAAGCGCCTATGGTGCTTAGTGCGGCATTTTTAGGCGCCACAAAAAGCTGGCGCATGCCGCGCAAACTACTCAACATTTCATCCGGCCTAGGCCGTAGAGCCATGGCCTCGCAAGCCGCCTATTGCGCCGCCAAAGCCGGCATGGATCACTTTACCCGATGCGTCGCACTGGAAGAAGCATCAACCCCTAACGGCGCCAAGGTTTGCTCACTCGCACCCGGTGTGATTGATACCGATATGCAGCAGCATTTGCGCAGCGCCGACCCCGCAGCATTTGCTGATATTGAGGCGTTTAAAAATCTTAAAAGTAGTGGCTCGCTAGCCAGTGCTGAAGACGCAGCAGCCAGTGTATTGAGTTACTTAGCGCGGACCGATTTTGGTAGCAATCCAGTTGGCGACATCAGAGATAAATAA
- a CDS encoding ankyrin repeat domain-containing protein produces the protein MNPRTQESRIFIDLILAHKFAQAHAKLATGLDINKLQAGGFSYLTFCLVLRDLPAFRLLLDLGADPNAICTEENHITPLMLAACVDEIDFLQACIAAGGNVNQLADDGDNALILATASGNVNAVRLLLAEGCNVNHQGAFMASALHEAAQEGHQAIVELLLKAGANKQLLDENGKCADLK, from the coding sequence TTGAATCCGCGAACGCAAGAAAGTCGGATTTTCATAGATTTAATTCTTGCGCATAAATTCGCGCAAGCGCACGCAAAATTAGCCACTGGCTTAGACATTAATAAACTTCAAGCCGGTGGCTTTTCCTATCTCACTTTTTGTTTGGTTTTACGCGACCTGCCCGCGTTTCGTTTGCTGCTTGATCTAGGCGCAGACCCAAACGCAATTTGCACTGAAGAAAATCATATAACTCCGCTGATGCTAGCGGCCTGTGTTGATGAAATAGATTTTTTACAAGCCTGTATTGCCGCTGGCGGAAATGTAAATCAGCTTGCCGACGACGGCGACAACGCACTGATTTTGGCCACCGCTAGCGGCAACGTTAACGCCGTGCGTTTGTTGCTTGCAGAAGGCTGCAACGTCAATCACCAAGGCGCTTTCATGGCCAGCGCACTGCATGAAGCGGCGCAAGAAGGCCATCAAGCAATTGTTGAGCTACTTCTCAAAGCCGGCGCTAATAAGCAACTACTCGATGAGAACGGCAAATGCGCCGACTTAAAGTAG
- a CDS encoding CesT family type III secretion system chaperone, producing MKSNRKVVSAWLENIGHQRGLSLSLDENGGAYLDCTDGTHVLIEVPEEGDIFCFYTPLLRLPDDVQAQCALMKKALALGNFSLETGGASFGFDARTSSLLLTFAERIDLIDDHKFADCLSHFIELSVAMKGRMISEFPMPYGQHNTHQILSSMIRC from the coding sequence ATGAAATCGAATCGAAAAGTTGTCAGTGCTTGGCTAGAAAACATAGGCCATCAAAGAGGATTAAGCCTGTCATTAGATGAGAATGGCGGCGCATACCTAGACTGTACAGATGGGACACACGTGTTGATTGAAGTGCCTGAAGAGGGCGATATATTTTGTTTCTACACCCCACTACTGCGCTTGCCTGATGATGTACAGGCCCAATGCGCGTTGATGAAAAAAGCCCTTGCGCTGGGTAACTTTTCCCTAGAAACAGGTGGTGCCAGTTTTGGCTTTGATGCGCGTACCTCATCGTTACTACTGACTTTTGCAGAACGTATTGACCTTATCGATGACCATAAGTTTGCCGATTGCTTAAGCCACTTCATCGAACTATCGGTTGCCATGAAAGGCCGCATGATTAGCGAATTCCCAATGCCTTATGGTCAACACAATACGCACCAAATCTTAAGTTCAATGATTCGTTGTTAA
- a CDS encoding Mbeg1-like protein — MIAKTGMGIEAAGAKINNPAGRFIINNTGSGIKNIGNIIGAAAGMTGNLVTLAERGVVNSLKGLAGIAVGGVGLTTGFLSLGKYGSSLRSTGASLIKDAFMTRGEPARKLTQAKAAEITNLVALQRAVGSGKDNVLPSGFSALKKDEVPARFQRYYKEAKAANEKTLLMTGKTTSALRVSISKGPDNQIYVAFKGTDGKPGTWMSDVLGVLGVADSSFRMARDLVSDLAGQYGAENIHVQGHSLGGALAQFAGIKAGVASVTCFNSMGLTGTLCDKLVDLGEVGKSKLKNATRVEHFNSTADSLSQGLQNRHLPFGLSQLGTRYDVEGGGNHRFPGLQSAINALAVADVDVEQAKNQESTRLINDSSDSDSAK; from the coding sequence TTGATCGCCAAAACCGGTATGGGGATAGAAGCAGCGGGCGCAAAAATCAACAACCCAGCAGGTAGATTTATTATTAACAATACCGGTTCTGGTATCAAAAATATTGGCAATATTATTGGCGCAGCCGCTGGTATGACTGGAAATTTAGTCACTCTGGCTGAGCGAGGCGTAGTGAATTCACTCAAAGGTCTAGCGGGGATAGCTGTAGGCGGGGTGGGACTAACCACCGGCTTTCTCAGCTTGGGCAAGTACGGATCATCGCTGCGAAGCACCGGAGCGAGCCTCATCAAAGATGCTTTTATGACGCGCGGTGAACCGGCGCGAAAACTAACCCAAGCGAAGGCCGCAGAGATCACCAACTTAGTGGCGTTGCAACGCGCCGTAGGTAGTGGAAAAGATAACGTGTTGCCATCGGGCTTTTCAGCATTAAAGAAAGATGAGGTTCCAGCTAGGTTCCAACGGTATTACAAAGAAGCCAAAGCAGCGAATGAAAAAACCTTGCTCATGACGGGTAAAACGACCTCGGCATTGCGTGTGAGTATTAGCAAAGGGCCCGATAACCAAATATATGTGGCCTTCAAGGGAACAGACGGAAAACCGGGAACTTGGATGTCGGATGTATTGGGCGTATTGGGTGTTGCCGACAGCTCATTTCGGATGGCGCGCGATCTAGTCAGTGACCTGGCAGGCCAGTACGGAGCAGAAAATATTCATGTCCAAGGTCATTCACTAGGTGGTGCATTGGCTCAGTTTGCAGGGATTAAAGCGGGTGTTGCCTCTGTTACCTGCTTTAACTCTATGGGTTTGACAGGAACCTTGTGCGACAAACTCGTTGACCTTGGAGAGGTCGGCAAAAGCAAACTCAAGAATGCGACACGGGTGGAACATTTCAATTCCACCGCAGACAGTTTAAGTCAGGGCTTACAAAACCGGCATTTGCCGTTTGGCTTGAGTCAACTGGGCACGCGTTACGACGTAGAAGGCGGCGGCAATCATAGATTCCCTGGACTGCAAAGCGCCATTAATGCGCTTGCCGTTGCTGATGTTGATGTTGAGCAAGCCAAAAATCAAGAATCTACAAGATTAATAAATGACAGCAGCGATAGTGATTCGGCAAAATAA
- a CDS encoding IS30 family transposase produces MIYTHLTRDERYQIAILVKANFNQSEIAKMMDRDKSSISRELRRNRGLRGYRPKQANDKAQERRLACANSPRVADSTWAVVEEKLAEAWSPEQISGHLEASHQPGVSYESIYQYIYADKRAGGTLHKTLRCQKTRKKRSSGRERRGTISHQVSIELRPDIVLERARFGDWEADLVIGAGQKQALVTINERVSRYSIIFHVPFKTAQAVGDALITLLKPFAHCVHTLTTDNGKEFAQHERIASALSADFFFAHPYASWERGANENMNGLIRQFFPKGMRFNCITDDDIALAMHRLNHRPRKCLGYRTPHQVFMEQLESYQHTVALQA; encoded by the coding sequence ATGATTTACACACACCTCACCCGTGACGAACGTTACCAGATTGCAATCCTCGTCAAAGCAAACTTCAATCAAAGTGAAATTGCAAAAATGATGGACCGTGATAAATCGAGCATCAGCCGTGAGTTGCGTCGTAACCGCGGTCTACGAGGCTATCGCCCTAAGCAGGCAAATGACAAAGCCCAAGAACGTAGACTTGCCTGCGCCAATAGTCCTAGAGTTGCTGACTCGACATGGGCTGTAGTGGAGGAAAAGTTGGCTGAGGCTTGGAGCCCCGAGCAAATCAGCGGCCACCTCGAAGCTAGCCACCAACCCGGTGTTAGCTATGAGAGCATTTACCAGTACATCTACGCTGACAAACGCGCGGGCGGCACCTTGCATAAAACACTGCGTTGCCAGAAGACGCGAAAAAAACGCAGCAGTGGCCGTGAACGGCGCGGCACCATCTCTCACCAGGTCTCAATAGAACTGCGACCCGACATCGTGCTTGAGCGTGCGCGCTTTGGCGACTGGGAGGCTGATCTGGTGATTGGTGCCGGGCAGAAGCAAGCACTAGTGACGATTAATGAGCGTGTCTCTCGCTATTCAATAATTTTCCACGTGCCATTCAAAACAGCGCAAGCCGTAGGGGACGCGTTAATCACTTTACTCAAACCGTTCGCTCATTGCGTGCACACTCTCACGACTGATAACGGCAAGGAATTTGCCCAGCATGAACGAATAGCTTCTGCGCTGAGTGCAGATTTCTTTTTCGCCCATCCATACGCCTCGTGGGAGCGTGGGGCGAACGAGAATATGAACGGTTTGATTCGCCAGTTTTTCCCAAAGGGGATGCGCTTTAATTGCATAACCGACGATGACATTGCTTTAGCGATGCACAGGCTCAATCATCGTCCTAGAAAATGTTTAGGGTATCGAACGCCGCATCAGGTTTTTATGGAACAGTTAGAGTCCTATCAGCATACGGTTGCACTTCAAGCTTGA
- a CDS encoding MFS transporter, whose product MTMPTFKQLTDQRAFMRMWTARLCGTMGSQMLMVALGWQMYELTGSAWDLGLVGLYQFVPALLLTLIAGHLADRLHRGRIIACCYAVQSLVALVLILATQGWGGASPWVSRGLLFGLSVLLGVARAFQMPAQQALTPSLVPPHMLPRALAFSSGGNQAAVIAGPALGGLIFVAGATAVYATCAALFIGAAVLIALLRYQHTAPLREPVTLSSLLAGVDFVWHNKAVLGAVSLDLFAVLLGGATALLPMFAKDILHVGPWGLGLLRAAPAVGALIAAVILTRSPLKRRVGRSMLLAVALYGLCMVVFSLSTSLLLSMAVLAISGSCDMLSVVVRQTLVQLETPDAMRGRVSAVNSVFIGASNQLGEFESGASAALVGPVASVLLGGLGTLLVAALWFKYFPALAKRDRLLNDAAK is encoded by the coding sequence ATGACCATGCCTACCTTCAAACAGCTAACTGATCAACGCGCTTTTATGCGCATGTGGACGGCCCGTTTGTGCGGCACTATGGGCAGCCAGATGTTGATGGTGGCGCTGGGCTGGCAGATGTATGAGCTGACCGGTAGCGCTTGGGATTTAGGCTTGGTCGGTCTTTACCAGTTTGTGCCGGCGCTGCTGCTGACGCTGATCGCCGGTCATCTGGCTGACCGATTGCACCGCGGCCGCATCATCGCTTGCTGTTATGCGGTGCAGTCCTTAGTGGCCTTGGTTTTGATTCTCGCCACCCAAGGCTGGGGCGGCGCTTCGCCTTGGGTTTCGCGCGGTTTACTGTTTGGCTTATCGGTACTACTGGGCGTGGCGCGGGCTTTTCAAATGCCGGCTCAGCAAGCATTAACGCCATCCTTGGTGCCGCCCCACATGCTGCCGCGCGCGCTAGCTTTTAGCTCTGGCGGCAATCAAGCGGCAGTCATTGCCGGTCCGGCCTTGGGCGGCTTGATTTTTGTCGCCGGCGCTACGGCTGTATATGCCACTTGCGCCGCGCTGTTTATTGGCGCTGCTGTGCTGATTGCGCTGCTGCGTTATCAGCACACAGCGCCACTGCGAGAGCCGGTCACGCTAAGCAGTTTGCTCGCTGGTGTGGATTTTGTTTGGCATAACAAAGCCGTGCTTGGCGCTGTATCACTAGACTTGTTTGCGGTGCTGCTTGGCGGCGCGACCGCTCTCTTACCAATGTTTGCCAAGGACATCTTGCATGTCGGCCCATGGGGTTTGGGCTTGCTAAGGGCCGCGCCGGCTGTTGGTGCTTTAATCGCCGCGGTGATACTCACCCGCAGCCCGCTAAAACGCCGGGTTGGTCGCAGCATGTTGCTGGCGGTGGCTTTGTATGGTTTGTGTATGGTGGTGTTTAGCTTGTCGACTAGTTTGCTGCTGTCAATGGCGGTGTTGGCGATTTCAGGCAGCTGCGACATGCTCAGTGTGGTGGTGCGCCAGACCTTGGTGCAGTTAGAAACACCGGACGCCATGCGCGGGCGTGTCAGCGCCGTTAACTCAGTGTTTATTGGCGCATCCAATCAGTTGGGCGAGTTTGAGTCGGGTGCCAGTGCGGCTTTAGTCGGGCCAGTGGCCTCGGTGCTACTTGGCGGACTGGGTACGCTGCTGGTTGCTGCCTTGTGGTTTAAATATTTTCCGGCGTTGGCTAAGCGCGATCGCTTGTTAAATGATGCAGCCAAATAA
- a CDS encoding serine hydrolase domain-containing protein produces the protein MPKIIAAVMGTLLVAATASQALAQPLPTAAPESVGMSSQRLENIDAFFKREIAQNRVPGAVVAIARDGKLIYFKAFGYADKEKNLPATTDMIFQLASMTKIMATVGALTLTEQGRLPLQAKLSQYFPAFAEMKVGVPSPDGKITTVPMKREILIHDLFRHTSGLTYGGRPDGSSPIAALYPSGGAASYIGTSRDLVDTLVKLPLVHQPGSVFEYSLSMDVLGAVVEDVTQKSLGEHLSQVLYQPLKMTDTSFVVPSDKRNRIARPLAINPINGKPQSIASLDRQTTFNCAGSCAFGSMGDYIRFGQMLLNGGSLEGVQILSPSTVALMTSNHLGPEIVNRVGNIEPHRQGYGFGLGVAVRTQAGLAAVPGNVGEYSWNGANGTGFFADPKAGLVVAYGTAAPGEIRKYYREQVQDLVYGALTR, from the coding sequence ACGCTGCTAGTCGCGGCTACTGCCTCGCAAGCGCTAGCACAACCCCTGCCAACCGCGGCACCGGAAAGCGTGGGCATGTCTAGCCAGCGGCTGGAGAATATCGACGCTTTTTTCAAACGCGAGATTGCGCAAAATCGAGTCCCAGGCGCAGTCGTGGCGATCGCGCGGGATGGCAAACTCATTTACTTCAAAGCCTTTGGCTACGCCGATAAAGAAAAAAATCTTCCCGCCACAACCGACATGATTTTTCAGCTCGCCTCGATGACCAAAATCATGGCGACAGTTGGCGCATTGACACTCACAGAACAAGGCCGCTTGCCGCTGCAAGCCAAGCTCTCGCAATATTTCCCCGCCTTTGCTGAGATGAAAGTGGGCGTGCCTAGTCCAGACGGCAAGATCACAACGGTGCCCATGAAACGCGAGATTTTGATTCATGACTTGTTTCGCCACACCTCAGGCCTGACCTATGGCGGTCGGCCAGATGGTTCTAGCCCTATCGCCGCCCTCTACCCTAGCGGCGGTGCAGCGTCATATATCGGCACCTCGCGCGACCTAGTCGACACCTTGGTCAAACTGCCGCTGGTGCATCAACCCGGCAGTGTTTTTGAATACAGCCTGTCCATGGATGTGCTTGGTGCGGTGGTGGAGGACGTCACCCAAAAATCCCTTGGCGAGCATTTGAGTCAAGTGCTTTACCAACCTTTAAAAATGACCGATACCAGCTTTGTTGTGCCAAGCGATAAGCGCAACCGCATCGCCCGGCCTTTGGCAATTAACCCAATAAACGGCAAGCCACAAAGCATTGCCAGCCTGGACCGCCAGACAACGTTTAACTGCGCTGGCAGCTGCGCTTTTGGCTCTATGGGTGACTACATCCGTTTTGGTCAAATGCTGCTCAATGGCGGCTCTTTAGAGGGCGTGCAAATCTTGAGCCCTAGCACCGTCGCATTAATGACTAGCAACCATTTAGGCCCAGAGATAGTTAACCGCGTGGGTAATATCGAACCCCATCGCCAAGGTTACGGCTTTGGTCTGGGCGTCGCCGTTCGCACACAAGCAGGCTTAGCCGCAGTACCCGGTAACGTCGGCGAATACAGTTGGAACGGTGCCAACGGCACAGGCTTTTTTGCCGATCCAAAAGCTGGCCTAGTGGTGGCTTACGGCACAGCTGCGCCGGGAGAAATTCGTAAGTACTACCGCGAACAAGTTCAAGATCTGGTTTACGGCGCGCTGACTCGCTGA
- a CDS encoding universal stress protein, protein MFSHILLPVDGSSASNKSISKALAMAQAFKSEVTLVSVIDAFAFTGMGTEFAYGQAEYLGAATAQAKQDIQAAKKILTDGGVAVVNTKVIEGSAAYDSILETAESCGADLIVMGSHGRKGLEKLVLGSVASQVLSHTHLPVLIVRA, encoded by the coding sequence ATGTTTTCTCATATTTTGCTTCCGGTAGACGGTTCATCCGCTTCTAATAAATCGATTAGCAAAGCGTTGGCCATGGCCCAAGCATTTAAGAGCGAAGTCACCTTAGTCAGTGTGATTGATGCATTTGCTTTTACCGGCATGGGCACCGAGTTTGCTTATGGTCAGGCCGAGTACTTAGGCGCGGCAACCGCACAGGCTAAGCAAGACATACAAGCGGCCAAGAAAATTTTGACAGATGGTGGCGTCGCTGTCGTCAACACCAAGGTGATTGAAGGCAGTGCGGCCTACGACAGTATTCTTGAGACGGCCGAATCTTGTGGCGCCGATCTGATTGTGATGGGTTCACACGGCCGCAAGGGACTGGAAAAACTGGTGCTAGGCAGCGTAGCTTCACAGGTTTTATCGCACACGCATTTGCCTGTACTCATCGTCAGGGCTTGA
- a CDS encoding VF530 family DNA-binding protein gives MQETASTPTPDQAPIDADTQAGNPLHGVKLEAIVSALANHYGWSELGQRINIRCFTSDPSVASSLKFLRKTPWAREKTESLYLFMLREIRRNSPPVHNFPPPKNQAE, from the coding sequence ATGCAAGAAACTGCCAGCACGCCGACTCCAGACCAAGCACCCATTGATGCCGACACACAAGCGGGCAATCCGCTGCACGGCGTCAAGCTAGAAGCCATAGTCAGCGCGCTGGCAAACCATTACGGTTGGTCAGAGCTCGGCCAGCGTATCAATATTCGCTGTTTCACCAGCGACCCCAGCGTTGCATCGAGTCTTAAATTTTTACGCAAAACGCCTTGGGCGCGCGAAAAAACCGAAAGCCTTTACCTGTTTATGCTGCGCGAAATACGCCGCAATAGCCCGCCAGTGCACAACTTTCCGCCGCCAAAAAATCAAGCTGAATAA
- the ppk2 gene encoding polyphosphate kinase 2 codes for MTPNDEELMMQRVRNDLIDSYDEELEMSLQDSDGDPDADKNENHEQRRYYFRELFRLQAELVKLQDWVVSTGQKIVILFEGRDAAGKGGAIKRITQRLNPRICRVAALPAPNERERTQWYFQRFVSHLPAAGEMVLFDRSWYNRAGVERVMGFCSDEQYEEFFRTVPDFEKMLVRSGIKVIKYWFSISDEEQHLRFLGRIHDPLKQWKLSPMDLESRSRWEAYTKAKEVMLARTNIAEAPWWVVHADDKKKARLNCIHHLLSQMPYLETEHEKVVLPERVRHDDYVRHAVPAEILVPQVY; via the coding sequence ATGACTCCCAATGATGAAGAATTAATGATGCAACGGGTCAGAAATGACTTGATAGACAGTTACGACGAAGAGCTAGAGATGTCGCTACAAGACAGCGACGGCGATCCCGATGCAGATAAAAACGAAAACCACGAGCAGCGCCGTTATTACTTTCGGGAACTGTTTCGCCTGCAGGCCGAGCTGGTTAAGTTGCAAGACTGGGTCGTCAGTACTGGCCAGAAAATCGTGATTTTGTTTGAGGGTCGCGATGCAGCTGGCAAGGGCGGCGCAATCAAGCGCATTACCCAGCGGCTTAATCCACGCATTTGCCGCGTTGCGGCGCTGCCTGCGCCTAACGAGAGAGAGCGCACGCAATGGTATTTCCAGCGCTTTGTCTCGCACTTGCCCGCTGCTGGTGAAATGGTGTTGTTTGACCGAAGTTGGTATAACCGCGCGGGTGTCGAGCGGGTGATGGGATTTTGCTCAGACGAACAATACGAAGAATTTTTCCGCACCGTCCCAGACTTTGAAAAAATGCTGGTGCGCTCTGGCATCAAGGTGATTAAGTATTGGTTTTCGATCTCGGATGAAGAGCAGCACTTGCGTTTCTTAGGCCGCATACACGATCCGCTCAAGCAGTGGAAATTAAGTCCCATGGACCTGGAGTCGCGCAGCCGTTGGGAGGCCTATACCAAGGCCAAAGAGGTCATGCTGGCGCGCACCAATATTGCAGAAGCGCCATGGTGGGTGGTGCATGCAGACGATAAGAAAAAAGCCCGGCTCAACTGCATTCATCACTTGCTATCGCAAATGCCGTATTTAGAAACCGAGCATGAAAAAGTCGTACTGCCAGAGCGCGTGCGGCATGACGACTATGTGCGTCATGCTGTGCCGGCAGAAATTTTAGTGCCGCAAGTCTATTAA
- a CDS encoding helix-turn-helix domain-containing protein: MQLKWFEDFVALAATRSFSRAAELRNVTPPALMRCLARCASLIAPGTTEDKRSPLKLEDSGSTVSKLDVDMPKFLSEESLKYKRIVDFAKITE, translated from the coding sequence ATGCAACTGAAATGGTTTGAAGACTTCGTAGCACTGGCGGCAACCCGCAGCTTTAGTCGTGCAGCGGAACTACGCAACGTCACGCCGCCGGCCTTGATGCGATGTTTGGCTCGCTGCGCCAGCCTTATTGCGCCGGGCACAACTGAAGACAAGCGCTCGCCTTTGAAGCTGGAAGACTCAGGTTCAACCGTATCCAAACTCGATGTGGACATGCCGAAGTTTTTGAGTGAAGAAAGCCTTAAATACAAACGCATTGTCGACTTTGCAAAGATCACAGAATGA